One Mycolicibacterium rufum genomic window, GACCAGTCGCGCGACAACCTGGGTTGCCGGCTCCTCGCCGTGAGCGACATGCGTCCCTCCGAACGTGCGCAGGTGATCGCCGGTCTGCCGTCCGGCACTCTCGACGACGCCATCGGCCAGATCACCGAGCTGTCCCACAGCTCGGTGCTGCCGGTCTGCGCGCCGCGCTCCCCCGCCACGTCCAGCCGCCCGCCGTCGCCGCGGCCGTCGACCACTCGCGCCCCGGGAACGCCTGCACCGAGCGGCAATTCGCCCACCTCGGCTCCCCCGCCCGCTCCGGAGACGCCGCGCACCGTGACGTCCTCGCCGGCGCCGCCCGGTCCCCCGCCGGCGCCTACCCCGTCGCCGACGCCGTCGCCCACCGTGACGGCGCTGCCGCCCCCGCCACCTGAACCCGGAACGAACTGCCGGGAAGTGTCATGACGACACAACCGCAGTCGCCGGTGGCGGTGACCCCGTCACTGCCGAACCGCCGCAATGCCGAACTGTTCCTGCTCGGCTTCGCCGCGCTGATCACCACGGTCGCCCTGCTGCTGGTCGAGGCGAACCAGGAGCAGGGGCTGCGCTGGGATCTGGCTCAGTACACGGTCGCCTACCTCGCGCTGTTCGCCGGTGCCCACCTGGCCGTGCGGCGCTTCGCCCCCTACGCCGATCCGCTGCTGCTGCCGGTGGTGGCGCTGCTCAACGGCCTGGGGTTGGTCATGATCCACCGCCTCGACCTCGCCACCGGCGAACCGACGGCGCGCGGTCTGGGGGGCACCGCCAACCAGCAGATGCTGTGGACCCTGGTCGGTGTCATCGGGTTCTCCCTCGTGGTGATCTTCCTGCGCGACCACCGGCTGCTGTCGCGTTACGGCTATGTGTGTGGGCTGGTCGGCCTGATCCTTCTCGTCATCCCCGCCATCCTGCCCCGCTCGATGTCGGAGCAGAACGGCGCGAAGATCTGGATTCGCTTGCCCGGCTTCTCGATTCAGCCCGCCGAGTTCTCCAAGATCCTGCTGCTGATCTTCTTCGCCGCGGTCCTGGTGTCCAAGCGCAGTCTGTTCACCAGTGCGGGCAAGCACGTGCTGGGCATGGACCTGCCGCGGCCGCGTGATCTGGGGCCGCTGTTGGCCGCCTGGATCGCGTCGATCGGCGTGATGATCTTCGAGAAGGATCTCGGCACCTCGCTGCTGCTCTACGCGTCGTTCCTGGTGCTGGTGTACATCGCGACCGAGCGGTTCAGCTGGGTGGTGCTCGGGTTGACGCTGTTCGCCGCGGGCAGCGTGGTGGCCTACTTCGTCTTCGACCACGTCCGGGTGCGGGTGGAGACGTGGCGCGACCCGTTCGCCGACCCCGAGGGCGCCGGCTACCAGATGGTGCAGTCGCTGTTCAGCTTCGCCACGGGCGGCATCTTCGGCACCGGGCTGGGCAACGGTCAGCCCGGCACCGTGCCCGCGGCCTCCACCGACTTCATCATCGCCGCGGTCGGTGAGGAACTCGGCCTCGTCGGCCTGGCGGCGGTGCTGCTGCTCTACACGATCGTGGTGATCCGCGGCATGCGCACCGCCATCGCGGTGCGCGACAGCTTCGGCAAGCTGCTGGCCGCCGGTCTGGCGGCCACGCTGGCGATCCAGCTGTTCATCGTCGTCGGCGGCGTCACCAAGCTGATCCCGCTGACCGGCCTGACCACCCCGTGGATGTCCTACGGCGGCTCGTCGCTGGTGGCCAACTACCTGCTGCTCGCGATCCTGGTGCGGATCTCGCACAACGCGCGCCGACCCCTGGAGACCCGCTCGCTTCCGCCGGGACCGATCGCCGCGGCCAGCACCGAGGTGATCGAGAAGGTATGAACACCTCGCTGCGCCGCATCTCCGTCATGATCATGGGCCTGATCGTGCTGCTGCTCGCCAACGCCACCCTGACGCAGGTCTTCACCGCCGACGGGTTGCGCTCGGACCCACGCAATCAGCGGGTGCTTCTCGACGAGTACTCCCGGCAGCGCGGGCAGATCTCCGCGGGCGGCCAGCTGCTCGCCTACTCGGTGTCCACCGAGGGCCGCTTCCGGTTCCTGCGCGTCTACCCCAACCCGCTGGCCTACGCGCCGGTGACGGGGTTCTACTCGCTGAGCTACTCGAGCACCGGGCTGGAACGCGCCGAGGACACCATCCTCAACGGGTCGGACCAGCGCCTCTTCGGCCGCAGGCTCGCCGACTTCTTCACCGGCCGTGACCCTCGCGGCGGCAACGTGGCCACGACCATCCGGCCCGAAGTGCAGCAGGCCGCCTGGGACGCGATGGAGAAGGGCTGCAACGGCCCCTGCAAGGGTGCCGTCGTCGCGCTGGAGCCGTCGACGGGCAAGATCCTGGCGATGGTGTCCGCGCCGTCCTACGACCCCAACCTGCTGGCCACCCACGACGTCGCGGAGCAGTCGCAGGCCTGGCAGCGGCTGCGCGACGACCCCGACTCGCCGCTGCTGAATCGTGCGATCTCCGAGACCTATCCGCCCGGGTCGACGTTCAAGGTGCTCACCACCGCCGCGGCGCTGCAGTCCGGCGCGACGCCCGACACGCAGCTGACCGCGGCTCCGCAGATCGCCCTGCCCGACAGCACCGCCACGCTGGAGAACTTCGGGGGGTCCGCGTGTGGCGGCGGACCGACGGCAACCCTGCAGTACGCGTTCGCGCATTCCTGCAACACGGCGTTCGTGCAACTCGGCATCAACACCGGCGCCGACCGGTTGCGTACCGTCGCGCAGGGTTTCGGGGTGGACGATCCGCCGCCGGCGATCCCGCTCCAAGTCGCCGATTCGACGCTGGGTCCGATCCCGGACGCCGCGGCGATGGGGATGACGAGCATCGGCCAGAAGGACGTCGCCCTGACGCCGCTGCAGAACGCGATGGTCGCGGCGACCGTGGCGAACAAGGGGATCACGATGCAGCCGTACCTGGTCGACAGCCTCAAGGGACCCGACCTCGCGAACATCGCCACCACGGTGCCGACCCAAGAGCGGCGGGCGATCCCCGAGCAGGTCGCAGATACACTTACGGACTTGATGGTCGCCGCCGAGCAGGTGACTCAGCAGAAGGGAGCCATCGCCGGCGTGCAGATCGCATCCAAGACCGGCACTGCGGAGCACGGCACTGACCCGCGCAACACGCCGCCGCATGCCTGGTACATCGCCTTCGCGCCCGCTCAGGCACCCAAGGTCGCGGTGGCGGTGCTGGTCGAGAACGGCGGGAACCGCCTGGACGCCACGGGCGGGGCCGTGGCAGCGCCGATCGGGCGGGCGACGATCGCGGCGGCGTTGAGGGAGGCCTCATGAGCCCCCGCGTCGGTGTCACGCTGTCGGGCCGGTACCGGCTGCAGCGCCTGATCGCCACCGGCGGCATGGGTCAGGTGTGGGAAGGCGTGGACTCCCGGCTGGGCCGCCGCGTCGCGATCAAGGTGCTCAAGGCCGAGTACTCCACCGACGCCGAGTTCGTGGAGCGGTTCCGCGCCGAGGCCCGCACCGTCGCGATGCTCAACCATCCCGGCATCGCCGGCGTGTACGACTACGGCGAGACCGACATCGACGGCGAGGGCCGCACCGCCTATCTGGTCATGGAGCTCGTCAACGGCGAGCCGCTGAACTCCGTGCTCAAGCGCACCGGCCGGCTGTCGCTGCGGCACGCCCTCGACATGCTCGAGCAGACGGGCCGCGCGCTGCAGGTCGCGCACACCGCGGGTCTGGTGCACCGCGACGTCAAGCCGGGCAACATCCTGATCACCCCGACCGGGCAGGTCAAGCTCACCGACTTCGGCATCGCCAAGGCCGTCGACGCCGCCCCGGTGACCCAGACCGGCATGGTGATGGGCACAGCGCAGTACATCGCGCCGGAGCAGGCTCTCGGCCACGACGCGACCGCGGCCAGCGACGTGTATTCCTTGGGAGTCGTTGGCTACGAGGCGGTTTCGGGTAAGCGACCGTTCACGGGGGACGGCGCGCTGACGGTGGCGATGAAGCACATCAAGGAGAACCCTCCCCCGCTGCCTGCCGATCTGCCGCCGAACGTGCGCGAGCTGATCGAGATCACGCTGGTGAAGAACCCCGGTATGCGCTACAAGTCGGGCGGCCCGTTCGCCGACGCCGTGTCCGCCGTGCGCGCGGGCCGGCGGCCGCCGCGGCCCAACGCCGCACCGTCGATCGGGCGTGCGGCGCCGGCCGCGGTGAAGCCGACCATCGCCCCCGCGGCCGCCCAGCCGACCGGACGCGCGCCCGCCGCCACGTCACGCACCCGGACCACCGGCAGTCATCACCGCTCGGCGCCGCCGGCCCGCCGCACGTTCTCGTCGGGTCAGCGGGCGCTGCTGTGGGCCGCGGGGGTGCTCGGAGCGCTGGCGATCGTGATCGCGATCCTCATCGTGCTCAACGCCCAGGACCGCAAGGACCGCGCGCCGTCGCCGGCGACGGTGACCGAGACCCCGTCGCAGTCCGGGACGGCGGAGACGCCGGCCGCCGCACCGGCGGCCATCATCGATCATGAGAACGCCCGATTGTGGGTAATACGACCCCCTGTCCACGCGCCGCCGACCGCGGTGCGACCCAGCCAGAACTGATAGTGCGATGACGACCCCACAGCACCTGTCCGACCGGTACGAGGTCGGCGAGATCCTGGGCTTCGGTGGCATGTCCGAGGTCCACCTGGCACGCGACCTGCGCTTGCACCGCGACGTCGCGATCAAGGTGCTGCGCGCCGACCTGGCCCGGGACCCCAGCTTCTACCTGCGGTTCCGCCGGGAGGCGCAGAATGCTGCCGCGCTGAACCATCCGGCGATCGTCGCGGTGTACGACACCGGTGAGGCGGAGACGCCGACGGGTCCGCTGCCGTACATCGTGATGGAGTACGTCGACGGCGTGACGTTGCGCGACATCGTGCACACCGAGGGCCCGATGCCGACCAGGCGCGCCATCGAGGTCATCGCCGACGCCTGCCAGGCGCTGAACTTCAGCCACCAGCACGGCATCATCCACCGCGACGTCAAGCCCGCCAACATCATGATCAGCAAGACCGGCGCGGTGAAGGTGATGGACTTCGGCATCGCCCGCGCGATCGCCGACGCCGGCAACCCGGTCACCCAGACCGCCGCGGTGATCGGCACCGCGCAGTACCTGTCCCCCGAGCAGGCCCGCGGGGTCAAGGTCGACGCCCGCTCCGACGTCTACTCGCTGGGTTGCGTGCTGTACGAGATCCTGACCGGCGAGCCACCTTTCGTCGGGGATTCGCCCGTCGCCGTGGCGTATCAGCATGTCCGGGAGGATCCGGTGCCGCCCTCGGCGCGGCACGCCGACATCTCCCCCGACCTCGACGCCGTCGTGCTCAAGGCGCTCGCCAAGAATCCCGACAACCGGTATCAGACGGCCGCCGAGATGCGCGCCGACCTGGTGAAGGTGCACAGCGGCGAGAGGCCGGACGCCCCCAAGATCCTCACCGACGCCGAGCGCACGTCGCTGTTGTCGTCGACGCCTGCGCATCAGCGCTCCGATCCGGCGGGCCACCAGCCGCGCTACCAGCCGCGCGAGCGCACCGGTTCGATCGGCCGGTGGCTGGTCGCGGTGGCGGTGCTGG contains:
- a CDS encoding FtsW/RodA/SpoVE family cell cycle protein, which gives rise to MTTQPQSPVAVTPSLPNRRNAELFLLGFAALITTVALLLVEANQEQGLRWDLAQYTVAYLALFAGAHLAVRRFAPYADPLLLPVVALLNGLGLVMIHRLDLATGEPTARGLGGTANQQMLWTLVGVIGFSLVVIFLRDHRLLSRYGYVCGLVGLILLVIPAILPRSMSEQNGAKIWIRLPGFSIQPAEFSKILLLIFFAAVLVSKRSLFTSAGKHVLGMDLPRPRDLGPLLAAWIASIGVMIFEKDLGTSLLLYASFLVLVYIATERFSWVVLGLTLFAAGSVVAYFVFDHVRVRVETWRDPFADPEGAGYQMVQSLFSFATGGIFGTGLGNGQPGTVPAASTDFIIAAVGEELGLVGLAAVLLLYTIVVIRGMRTAIAVRDSFGKLLAAGLAATLAIQLFIVVGGVTKLIPLTGLTTPWMSYGGSSLVANYLLLAILVRISHNARRPLETRSLPPGPIAAASTEVIEKV
- the pbpA gene encoding D,D-transpeptidase PbpA, with protein sequence MNTSLRRISVMIMGLIVLLLANATLTQVFTADGLRSDPRNQRVLLDEYSRQRGQISAGGQLLAYSVSTEGRFRFLRVYPNPLAYAPVTGFYSLSYSSTGLERAEDTILNGSDQRLFGRRLADFFTGRDPRGGNVATTIRPEVQQAAWDAMEKGCNGPCKGAVVALEPSTGKILAMVSAPSYDPNLLATHDVAEQSQAWQRLRDDPDSPLLNRAISETYPPGSTFKVLTTAAALQSGATPDTQLTAAPQIALPDSTATLENFGGSACGGGPTATLQYAFAHSCNTAFVQLGINTGADRLRTVAQGFGVDDPPPAIPLQVADSTLGPIPDAAAMGMTSIGQKDVALTPLQNAMVAATVANKGITMQPYLVDSLKGPDLANIATTVPTQERRAIPEQVADTLTDLMVAAEQVTQQKGAIAGVQIASKTGTAEHGTDPRNTPPHAWYIAFAPAQAPKVAVAVLVENGGNRLDATGGAVAAPIGRATIAAALREAS
- a CDS encoding protein kinase domain-containing protein, which encodes MSPRVGVTLSGRYRLQRLIATGGMGQVWEGVDSRLGRRVAIKVLKAEYSTDAEFVERFRAEARTVAMLNHPGIAGVYDYGETDIDGEGRTAYLVMELVNGEPLNSVLKRTGRLSLRHALDMLEQTGRALQVAHTAGLVHRDVKPGNILITPTGQVKLTDFGIAKAVDAAPVTQTGMVMGTAQYIAPEQALGHDATAASDVYSLGVVGYEAVSGKRPFTGDGALTVAMKHIKENPPPLPADLPPNVRELIEITLVKNPGMRYKSGGPFADAVSAVRAGRRPPRPNAAPSIGRAAPAAVKPTIAPAAAQPTGRAPAATSRTRTTGSHHRSAPPARRTFSSGQRALLWAAGVLGALAIVIAILIVLNAQDRKDRAPSPATVTETPSQSGTAETPAAAPAAIIDHENARLWVIRPPVHAPPTAVRPSQN
- the pknB gene encoding Stk1 family PASTA domain-containing Ser/Thr kinase, which translates into the protein MTTPQHLSDRYEVGEILGFGGMSEVHLARDLRLHRDVAIKVLRADLARDPSFYLRFRREAQNAAALNHPAIVAVYDTGEAETPTGPLPYIVMEYVDGVTLRDIVHTEGPMPTRRAIEVIADACQALNFSHQHGIIHRDVKPANIMISKTGAVKVMDFGIARAIADAGNPVTQTAAVIGTAQYLSPEQARGVKVDARSDVYSLGCVLYEILTGEPPFVGDSPVAVAYQHVREDPVPPSARHADISPDLDAVVLKALAKNPDNRYQTAAEMRADLVKVHSGERPDAPKILTDAERTSLLSSTPAHQRSDPAGHQPRYQPRERTGSIGRWLVAVAVLAVLTVVVTIAINMFGGETRDVQVPDVRGQVSADAIATLQNRGFRISTQQKPDSTVPPDHVISTEPDANASVSAGDEITVNVSTGPEQREVPDVSGLSYGDAVKRLTDAGFDRFRQTTSASLPEQKDRVLSTVPPANQTSAITNEITVVVGKGPSTAVVPDCVGQTIEVCQQIMSASGFTKTVPVEVDSTTAAGQIIGSDPAAGQTVPQDTVIQIQVSRGNQFVMPDLTGQFWTDAEPRLRALGWTGVLDKGADVQNSGQRTNAVVTQSPAPGSAVTYGSRITLNFAS